Proteins from a single region of Thermotoga maritima MSB8:
- the trpS gene encoding tryptophan--tRNA ligase: MRILSGMRPTGKLHIGHLVGALENWVKLQEEGNECFYFVADWHALTTHYDDVSKLKEYTRDLVRGFLACGIDPEKSVIFVQSGVKEHAELALLFSMIVSVSRLERVPTYKEIKSELNYKDLSTAGFLIYPVLQAADILIYKAEGVPVGEDQVYHIELTREIARRFNYLYDEVFPEPEAILSRVPKLPGTDGRKMSKSYGNIINLEISEKELEQTILRMMTDPARVRRSDPGNPENCPVWKYHQAFDISEEESKWVWEGCTTASIGCVDCKKLLLKNMKRKLAPIWENFRKIDEDPHYVDDVIMEGTKKAREVAAKTMEEVRRAMNLMF; this comes from the coding sequence TTGAGAATACTGAGCGGCATGAGACCTACCGGAAAACTCCATATAGGTCATCTCGTGGGAGCTCTGGAAAACTGGGTGAAGCTTCAGGAAGAAGGAAACGAATGTTTCTACTTTGTCGCGGATTGGCACGCTTTGACCACCCACTACGACGATGTTTCGAAGCTCAAAGAATACACCCGCGACCTGGTGAGGGGATTTCTCGCCTGTGGAATAGATCCTGAAAAGTCCGTGATTTTTGTTCAGTCTGGTGTCAAAGAGCACGCTGAGCTTGCACTGCTTTTCAGCATGATCGTTTCTGTTTCACGTCTCGAGAGGGTTCCCACTTACAAAGAGATAAAAAGTGAGCTGAACTACAAAGATCTTTCCACGGCTGGTTTTCTCATCTATCCCGTTCTTCAGGCAGCCGATATTTTGATCTACAAAGCTGAAGGAGTACCAGTCGGTGAAGATCAGGTTTACCACATAGAACTCACGAGGGAGATCGCCAGGCGTTTTAACTATCTCTACGATGAAGTCTTTCCAGAACCAGAAGCAATTCTGTCTCGGGTTCCAAAGCTTCCAGGAACGGACGGCCGAAAGATGAGCAAAAGCTATGGGAACATAATAAACCTAGAAATCTCGGAAAAAGAACTGGAACAGACGATACTGAGGATGATGACCGATCCAGCGAGGGTGAGAAGGAGCGACCCTGGAAATCCGGAGAACTGCCCCGTATGGAAATACCACCAGGCGTTCGACATCAGTGAAGAAGAGAGCAAATGGGTATGGGAAGGCTGTACAACGGCCAGCATCGGCTGTGTTGATTGTAAGAAGTTGCTGTTGAAGAATATGAAACGAAAATTGGCACCGATCTGGGAGAACTTCAGAAAAATAGACGAAGATCCACACTACGTGGACGACGTTATAATGGAAGGGACGAAGAAGGCCAGAGAAGTGGCTGCTAAAACGATGGAAGAAGTGAGAAGGGCCATGAACCTGATGTTCTGA
- a CDS encoding segregation and condensation protein A has protein sequence MDLVFKLPVFEGPLDLLLYLVRKKKVDIREIPISQLADEFVEYLEHMKKLDMKITSDFLEMASTLMELKSKMLIPRVREEEKESIDRKKEELYRRIEEYSKVKEIVSILKKEENLLKRKRVRVRNVFFEKIEGIEKFREILKRIWKEEAMREAVHRVKSETLSVEEMMERILDEIDGEIEILRLLSRAENVYELIVRLLAILELVKIGKLILVGDDRIRRYTNAAQGRY, from the coding sequence ATGGATCTTGTCTTCAAACTTCCCGTTTTCGAGGGACCTCTCGATCTTCTGCTCTATCTTGTGAGGAAGAAAAAAGTAGATATCAGAGAAATACCCATTTCACAGCTTGCGGATGAGTTCGTGGAATATCTGGAGCATATGAAAAAGCTGGATATGAAGATCACCTCCGACTTTCTGGAAATGGCTTCCACTTTGATGGAGCTCAAGTCGAAAATGCTCATTCCGAGGGTGAGGGAAGAAGAGAAAGAATCGATAGACAGAAAGAAGGAGGAACTCTACAGAAGAATTGAAGAATATTCTAAAGTGAAGGAAATCGTTAGCATATTGAAGAAAGAAGAGAATCTTCTGAAGAGGAAGCGGGTCAGAGTAAGAAACGTTTTCTTCGAAAAGATAGAAGGGATAGAAAAATTCAGAGAGATCCTGAAAAGAATCTGGAAAGAAGAGGCCATGCGCGAGGCCGTGCATAGAGTGAAGAGTGAAACGCTTTCTGTTGAAGAGATGATGGAGAGAATACTTGATGAAATAGATGGTGAGATCGAGATCCTGCGATTGCTTTCCAGAGCGGAGAATGTCTACGAACTGATAGTCAGGCTCTTGGCTATTCTCGAGCTTGTGAAGATAGGGAAATTGATTCTTGTGGGAGACGACAGGATCAGGAGGTACACAAATGCAGCTCAAGGCCGCTATTGA
- the scpB gene encoding SMC-Scp complex subunit ScpB, giving the protein MQLKAAIEALIFASNGITLERLIKILEKDPEEIKRALEELKKEYEDEAHGVVLREVNGRYRFFTKPEYAGFVSKLSGRKYKNLTDTQMEVVALLLISGPIPKSEIDAFRGKDSSAVLSSLQRMGIVRKKRKGKSYLYQLSPSFVESTMLDEILKEVSQKLSSDGGES; this is encoded by the coding sequence ATGCAGCTCAAGGCCGCTATTGAGGCACTCATATTTGCTTCAAATGGTATCACTCTGGAAAGGCTTATCAAAATACTCGAAAAAGATCCTGAGGAGATAAAAAGAGCCCTGGAAGAATTGAAGAAGGAATACGAAGACGAAGCGCACGGAGTTGTTCTGAGAGAGGTGAATGGAAGGTATCGTTTTTTCACCAAACCTGAGTACGCCGGTTTCGTTTCTAAGCTATCCGGAAGGAAGTACAAAAATCTCACCGATACACAGATGGAAGTGGTGGCACTGCTTCTCATCTCAGGACCGATTCCAAAGAGCGAAATAGACGCGTTCAGGGGGAAAGACTCATCCGCTGTTCTCTCCTCGCTTCAGAGAATGGGAATTGTCAGAAAGAAAAGAAAGGGGAAAAGCTATCTGTATCAGCTTTCCCCTTCGTTTGTTGAAAGCACCATGCTGGATGAAATATTGAAAGAGGTCTCACAGAAGCTCAGCAGCGATGGTGGCGAGTCTTGA
- a CDS encoding PhoH family protein, with protein MVKNYVLDTNVLIHDPDSIFSFEDNNVIIPLPVLEELDKLKREHGSVGKNAREVIRHLDELRKKGNLRKGIPLENGGILRVMVLEREVENVPRFLHERYVDNIILAYVIELMNREKIPTILVSKDINLRVKADSLGIPAQDYLTDRSELETMPKGYVEIDDEELKKQLKVKVTVEKKLDLLDNFYIDLGGVYGKYRKGKVLRVEPFETMGISPRNREQIFSMDALLDDEIPLVFLVGIAGTGKTLLALACGLYKVLVEKRYKKLIVTRPTVPMGRDIGYLPGELEKKMKPWLQPIMDNLELISSLSGLKIKELEKQEILEVEAISFIRGRSIPKQFIIIDEAQNLTPHEVKTILTRVGEDTKIVLVGDPYQIDTPYLDKDTNGLVYAALKLLESDLSAVIKLEKGERSRLATIAAELL; from the coding sequence ATGGTTAAGAACTACGTTCTCGACACGAACGTTCTGATTCACGATCCAGATTCCATCTTCTCCTTCGAAGACAACAACGTGATCATCCCTCTTCCCGTTCTTGAAGAGCTCGACAAACTGAAAAGAGAACACGGAAGTGTGGGAAAGAACGCACGAGAAGTGATTCGACACCTCGATGAACTCAGAAAGAAGGGAAATCTCAGAAAAGGAATTCCTCTGGAAAACGGTGGAATTCTCCGCGTCATGGTTTTGGAAAGAGAAGTGGAGAACGTTCCAAGATTCCTTCACGAACGCTACGTGGACAACATCATTCTCGCGTACGTGATAGAGCTCATGAACAGAGAAAAGATCCCCACCATTCTCGTCAGCAAGGATATAAATCTTAGGGTGAAAGCAGACTCTCTTGGTATTCCCGCTCAAGACTACCTGACTGATCGATCCGAGCTGGAGACGATGCCAAAGGGGTATGTCGAAATCGATGACGAAGAACTCAAAAAACAGTTAAAAGTGAAAGTAACTGTGGAAAAGAAACTCGATCTTCTCGACAATTTCTACATAGATCTGGGTGGAGTGTACGGGAAATATCGCAAAGGAAAAGTTCTGAGAGTGGAACCTTTCGAGACTATGGGCATTTCTCCACGGAATAGAGAACAGATCTTTTCCATGGATGCCCTTCTGGACGACGAAATACCTCTGGTCTTCCTTGTTGGAATCGCGGGAACCGGAAAGACGCTTCTTGCTCTCGCTTGCGGTCTCTACAAGGTTCTCGTTGAAAAACGCTACAAGAAACTGATAGTGACTCGTCCTACGGTTCCCATGGGACGTGACATCGGGTATCTTCCCGGAGAACTCGAGAAGAAGATGAAACCGTGGCTCCAACCGATAATGGACAACCTTGAACTGATATCTTCTCTTTCTGGTTTGAAAATCAAGGAGCTCGAGAAACAGGAAATACTGGAAGTGGAAGCAATATCCTTCATCAGGGGAAGATCGATACCAAAGCAGTTCATCATCATAGACGAAGCACAGAACCTCACTCCACACGAGGTGAAAACGATCCTCACACGTGTGGGAGAAGACACCAAGATCGTTCTCGTTGGGGATCCGTACCAGATCGACACTCCGTATCTGGACAAAGACACAAACGGACTGGTTTACGCAGCCTTGAAACTTCTGGAATCGGATCTTTCCGCGGTGATAAAGCTGGAGAAGGGAGAAAGGTCAAGACTCGCCACCATCGCTGCTGAGCTTCTGTGA
- a CDS encoding 3'-5' exonuclease: MIWNDTVFCVVDTETTGTDPFAGDRIVEIAAVPVFKGKIYRNKAFHSLVNPRIRIPALIQKVHGISNMDIVEAPDMDTVYDLFRDYVKGTVLVFHNANFDLTFLDMMAKETGNFPITNPYIDTLDLSEEIFGRPHSLKWLSERLGIKTTIRHRALPDALVTARVFVKLVEFLGENRVNEFIRGKRG; this comes from the coding sequence ATGATATGGAACGACACCGTTTTTTGCGTCGTAGACACAGAAACCACGGGAACCGATCCCTTTGCCGGAGACCGGATAGTTGAAATAGCCGCTGTTCCTGTCTTCAAGGGGAAGATCTACAGAAACAAAGCGTTTCACTCTCTCGTGAATCCCAGAATAAGAATCCCTGCGCTGATTCAGAAAGTTCACGGTATCAGCAACATGGACATCGTGGAAGCGCCAGACATGGACACAGTTTACGATCTTTTCAGGGATTACGTGAAGGGAACGGTGCTCGTGTTTCACAACGCCAACTTCGACCTCACTTTTCTGGATATGATGGCAAAGGAAACGGGAAACTTTCCAATAACGAATCCCTACATCGACACACTCGATCTTTCAGAAGAGATCTTTGGAAGGCCTCATTCTCTCAAATGGCTCTCCGAAAGACTTGGAATAAAAACCACGATACGGCACCGTGCTCTTCCAGATGCCCTGGTGACCGCAAGAGTTTTTGTGAAGCTTGTTGAATTTCTTGGTGAAAACAGGGTCAACGAATTCATACGTGGAAAACGGGGGTAA
- a CDS encoding VIT1/CCC1 transporter family protein, giving the protein MKEILDFQKNEITEYHVYRKLSKRTNKKNAEILLAIAEDEKSHYEKLKNITGKDVKPSYIRIFWYSLLSVLFGLTFTLKLMENNEKKAERAYERLEKEYPEVVHILKDEEKHEEELLNMLDEERLNYVSSMVLGLNDALVELTGALAGLTFAFQNTKIVGLSGLITGIAAAFSMAASEYLSQRAEEGSGESKPLKAAIYTGIAYIITVAVLVAPFLILKNPFLSLVLTLTGAVLIVLLFTFFVSVVKEKDFAKYFLEMFLLSFGVAGFSFLVGILARKIFGIEI; this is encoded by the coding sequence TTGAAAGAAATTCTTGATTTTCAGAAAAACGAGATCACTGAATACCACGTGTATCGAAAGCTATCGAAGAGAACGAACAAGAAAAACGCTGAGATCCTTCTTGCGATAGCGGAAGATGAGAAAAGTCACTACGAAAAACTGAAAAACATCACCGGGAAGGATGTTAAGCCTTCTTACATCAGGATATTCTGGTACTCACTGCTTTCCGTTCTTTTTGGTTTGACTTTCACTCTCAAACTCATGGAAAACAACGAGAAAAAAGCGGAAAGAGCCTATGAAAGACTGGAGAAAGAGTATCCAGAAGTAGTCCATATTCTCAAAGACGAAGAAAAGCATGAAGAAGAGCTTCTGAACATGCTCGACGAAGAGCGTCTCAATTACGTGAGTTCCATGGTTCTCGGGTTGAACGATGCTCTCGTGGAACTGACGGGGGCACTCGCTGGTCTCACGTTCGCCTTTCAAAACACCAAGATAGTCGGATTGTCCGGCTTGATAACCGGTATCGCTGCGGCCTTCTCCATGGCAGCTTCCGAGTATCTTTCGCAGAGAGCGGAAGAAGGATCAGGTGAATCCAAACCCTTAAAAGCCGCCATCTACACAGGCATCGCTTACATCATAACGGTCGCTGTGCTGGTAGCTCCATTCCTCATACTTAAAAACCCATTCTTATCACTTGTCCTTACTTTGACGGGAGCCGTTCTCATAGTTCTTCTTTTCACCTTTTTTGTCTCGGTGGTTAAAGAGAAGGATTTCGCGAAATACTTTCTTGAGATGTTCCTCTTGAGCTTCGGTGTGGCAGGATTTTCTTTCCTCGTCGGTATACTCGCGAGGAAGATCTTTGGAATCGAAATCTGA
- a CDS encoding ABC transporter ATP-binding protein, whose product MATLLEVKNLSTWFYMEEGIVKAVNDVSFSLNSNEVLGIVGETGSGKSVTVKSIMRLIKPPGKIVSGEIIYKGQDILKIPEKEMHRIRGKEIAMIFQDPMMSLNPLYTIGDQLMETIRYHLGYDKRRAYLRAVEMLELVGIPEPEKRMNNYPFEFSGGMRQRVVIAIALSCNPSVLIADEPTTALDVTIQAQILELMKELQKEFKTGLIFITHDLGVIASMADRIMVMYGGRQVEIGTSDQIFYSPRHPYTKMLLRSVPRVDKRLEKLESIPGQPPRMVDIPPVCPFLPRCPRRVERCLKELPELSEIEENHYVRCFNPVEEEVSLERNS is encoded by the coding sequence TTGGCAACGCTTCTGGAAGTGAAAAACCTCAGCACGTGGTTTTACATGGAAGAGGGAATAGTCAAAGCCGTGAACGATGTGAGCTTCTCGCTGAATTCCAACGAAGTTCTCGGAATCGTCGGTGAGACTGGTTCCGGCAAGAGTGTGACAGTAAAATCCATAATGCGCCTCATAAAGCCTCCCGGAAAAATAGTGAGCGGTGAGATCATATACAAAGGTCAGGATATACTGAAGATACCCGAAAAAGAAATGCACAGGATTCGAGGAAAAGAGATCGCAATGATCTTTCAGGATCCGATGATGTCTCTGAATCCGCTTTACACGATAGGAGACCAGCTCATGGAAACGATCAGGTATCATCTCGGCTACGACAAGAGAAGGGCCTATCTGAGAGCGGTGGAAATGCTGGAACTCGTTGGAATACCGGAACCCGAAAAAAGAATGAACAACTATCCCTTCGAGTTCTCCGGTGGAATGAGGCAGAGAGTGGTTATAGCCATTGCCCTGTCCTGCAATCCCAGTGTGCTCATAGCGGATGAGCCCACCACCGCCCTCGATGTGACCATACAGGCACAAATCTTGGAACTCATGAAAGAACTTCAAAAAGAGTTCAAAACGGGACTCATCTTCATAACACACGATCTTGGTGTGATCGCTTCCATGGCAGACAGGATTATGGTGATGTACGGAGGAAGACAGGTCGAGATAGGAACATCCGATCAGATCTTCTACTCACCCAGACACCCTTACACGAAGATGCTCCTGAGAAGCGTGCCGAGAGTGGATAAAAGACTTGAAAAACTCGAGTCCATACCGGGGCAACCCCCAAGGATGGTCGACATACCACCGGTGTGTCCCTTCTTGCCTCGCTGTCCAAGAAGAGTGGAGAGGTGCTTGAAAGAACTACCAGAGCTTTCCGAGATAGAAGAAAACCACTACGTCAGATGTTTCAATCCGGTTGAGGAGGAAGTGAGTCTTGAAAGAAATTCTTGA
- a CDS encoding ABC transporter ATP-binding protein, with translation MSREILRVENLVKHFPIRAGVFKRIVGWVKAVDGVSFSINEGETFGLVGESGCGKTTIGMTLLRLYEPTSGRIIVDNEDTTYYFMPRSKAKKYIKQTYLSRFVNMKESDVEKLEGVDREYARIFFEEAKGSPKKFMSILLDDLPEKRKKFRREMQIVFQDPYSSLNPRLRVKSIVGEGIVTHRIARGKEVEKRIKEILEDVGIPSAYVYRFPHEFSGGQRQRIGIARALALEPKLVVADEAVAALDVSIRSQIINLMEDLQREHKLTYIFISHDLAVVKHISDRIGVMYLGKMVELAPKKDLFEKPLHPYTVALMSAIPVPDPTKKRERIILKGDVPSPINPPSGCRFHTRCPIAKEICSKEEPAFREVEEGHFVACHFPGELR, from the coding sequence GTGAGCAGGGAAATTCTCAGAGTTGAAAATCTGGTGAAACATTTCCCCATAAGGGCTGGTGTTTTTAAGAGAATCGTTGGATGGGTGAAGGCCGTCGATGGTGTCAGCTTCAGCATAAACGAGGGAGAAACCTTCGGCCTCGTTGGAGAGTCGGGTTGTGGAAAAACCACGATTGGAATGACCCTGCTCAGACTGTACGAGCCAACATCGGGACGCATCATCGTGGACAACGAAGACACGACCTACTACTTCATGCCGCGTTCCAAGGCAAAAAAATACATAAAGCAAACCTATCTGAGCAGGTTCGTCAACATGAAGGAGTCAGATGTGGAAAAACTGGAAGGTGTCGACAGAGAGTACGCCCGTATTTTCTTTGAGGAGGCAAAGGGTTCTCCAAAGAAGTTCATGTCCATTCTTCTCGATGATCTACCGGAGAAAAGGAAAAAATTTCGAAGAGAGATGCAGATAGTGTTCCAGGATCCATACAGCTCCCTGAACCCGAGGTTGAGAGTGAAGAGCATAGTGGGTGAAGGCATCGTCACACACAGGATCGCAAGGGGGAAAGAAGTAGAGAAACGAATCAAAGAAATCTTGGAGGATGTGGGTATTCCTTCGGCTTACGTGTACAGATTCCCGCACGAATTCTCCGGTGGTCAGCGCCAGAGAATCGGAATCGCACGTGCCCTGGCTTTGGAACCCAAACTCGTCGTGGCGGACGAGGCCGTCGCTGCTCTGGACGTCTCGATAAGAAGTCAGATCATAAACCTCATGGAAGATCTTCAGAGGGAACACAAACTCACGTACATTTTCATTTCGCACGATCTGGCTGTTGTAAAGCATATAAGCGATAGAATAGGTGTGATGTATCTTGGGAAGATGGTGGAACTTGCTCCTAAAAAAGACTTGTTCGAAAAACCGCTCCACCCTTACACTGTAGCTCTCATGTCTGCGATACCGGTACCTGATCCAACAAAGAAGAGGGAAAGAATCATTCTCAAGGGAGATGTTCCGAGCCCTATAAATCCGCCGTCTGGCTGTAGATTCCACACAAGATGTCCCATAGCGAAAGAGATTTGCTCCAAGGAAGAACCGGCTTTTCGAGAGGTTGAAGAGGGACACTTCGTCGCCTGTCACTTCCCGGGTGAGCTGAGGTGA
- a CDS encoding ABC transporter ATP-binding protein: MTEPLLRVENLKTYFYTEDGVVKAVDGVSFEVREGETLGIVGESGSGKSVTSLSIMRLLDQNGKIVDGKIIFKGRNLLELSENEMRKIRGKEIAMIFQEPMVALNPVFTIGDQIMEAIILHQNVSEKEARKMAIDLLRKVGIPEPEKRVDEYPHQLSGGMRQRAMIAMALSCRPSLLIADEPTTALDVTIQAQILELMKELQKEYGMAIILITHDMGVVAEMSDKVAVMYAGKVVEYGDVKTIFTEPKHPYTYALLESIPRIDVEQERLKSIPGNVPDPLNFPPGCKFHPRCEFFEKGKCDVEEPELEDLDGNHKVRCFFWQKLDEMRHAKSEV, from the coding sequence TTGACAGAGCCTCTGCTTAGAGTGGAAAATCTGAAAACCTATTTCTATACAGAAGACGGTGTAGTGAAGGCGGTCGATGGTGTTTCTTTTGAGGTCAGAGAGGGAGAAACTCTGGGCATCGTTGGGGAATCCGGTAGTGGTAAAAGTGTAACATCGCTCTCAATAATGAGACTCCTGGATCAGAACGGAAAGATAGTTGACGGAAAGATTATCTTCAAAGGAAGGAATCTTCTCGAACTTTCAGAGAACGAAATGAGAAAGATCAGAGGAAAAGAGATCGCGATGATATTCCAGGAACCCATGGTGGCTTTGAACCCTGTTTTCACGATAGGGGATCAGATAATGGAGGCAATAATTCTTCACCAAAACGTCTCTGAAAAAGAAGCGAGAAAAATGGCGATAGATCTTCTCAGAAAAGTGGGAATTCCCGAACCTGAAAAGAGAGTGGATGAGTACCCCCACCAGCTCTCCGGTGGGATGAGACAGAGGGCTATGATAGCCATGGCACTCTCCTGCAGACCGAGTCTTCTCATAGCGGACGAACCCACCACCGCTCTCGACGTGACCATACAGGCTCAGATCCTGGAGCTCATGAAGGAACTCCAGAAAGAATACGGAATGGCAATCATTCTGATCACCCACGATATGGGCGTCGTTGCGGAAATGTCCGATAAAGTTGCTGTCATGTACGCGGGAAAGGTGGTCGAGTACGGAGACGTGAAAACCATCTTCACCGAACCCAAGCACCCCTACACCTATGCTCTTCTCGAATCCATTCCCAGAATAGACGTAGAACAGGAGAGACTGAAGAGCATTCCGGGAAACGTACCCGACCCGCTCAACTTCCCTCCGGGATGTAAATTCCATCCCAGATGTGAATTCTTCGAAAAAGGAAAATGCGACGTTGAAGAACCTGAACTGGAAGACCTGGATGGCAATCACAAGGTGAGGTGTTTCTTCTGGCAAAAACTCGATGAAATGAGACATGCAAAAAGCGAGGTGTGA
- a CDS encoding ABC transporter permease encodes MNQEFKRIMKRFFRDPSAIIGFSLVLFFVVIAILAPVIAPPIHPLTRAKLPDPYLMPVVSWNQSPQPPTTKEDALAKNPNREPIRCVDYHPFGVIGGRDILYGIVWGTRTAFKIGLIVTLARLLIGVFIGSISGYFGGWIDEVLMRITDIFLSIPFLIAAVVLTTVLGTGLDKVMIAMIVFGWMGAARLIRGNILQVREEQFVLAAKAIGVPDFLIILKHVLPNTIFPVLIWASMNMGSLVITAAVLSFLGLGAPQGYADWGSILSYSRDWMMEIGKHWYALVYPGTAMVLFVLGWNLLGDALRDAFDPRLKF; translated from the coding sequence GTGAATCAGGAATTCAAAAGAATAATGAAGAGATTTTTTAGAGATCCATCCGCCATCATAGGGTTCTCTCTAGTGCTCTTCTTCGTGGTGATAGCCATTCTCGCGCCTGTTATAGCTCCTCCCATTCACCCGCTCACCAGAGCCAAGCTACCCGATCCTTACTTGATGCCTGTGGTGAGCTGGAATCAGAGCCCACAACCCCCTACCACGAAAGAGGATGCCCTGGCGAAGAATCCCAACAGAGAACCCATACGCTGCGTTGATTATCACCCATTCGGTGTCATTGGTGGCCGTGATATCTTATACGGAATCGTCTGGGGCACAAGAACGGCTTTCAAGATAGGTCTCATAGTCACACTCGCAAGACTCTTGATAGGAGTGTTCATAGGTTCAATCTCAGGTTACTTTGGAGGATGGATAGATGAGGTTCTCATGAGGATCACCGATATCTTTCTCTCTATCCCCTTCCTCATAGCAGCTGTTGTGTTGACAACCGTTCTCGGGACGGGTCTCGACAAGGTTATGATAGCAATGATCGTGTTCGGATGGATGGGAGCGGCAAGGCTCATCAGAGGAAACATTCTTCAGGTGAGGGAAGAACAATTCGTCCTGGCAGCGAAAGCAATAGGTGTGCCCGATTTTCTCATCATATTGAAACACGTTCTTCCGAATACCATTTTCCCTGTCCTGATATGGGCTTCCATGAACATGGGATCTCTCGTGATAACGGCCGCTGTGCTCAGCTTCTTGGGACTCGGTGCCCCCCAGGGATACGCCGACTGGGGATCCATCCTCAGTTACTCGAGAGACTGGATGATGGAGATAGGAAAGCACTGGTACGCTCTCGTTTATCCCGGTACCGCTATGGTTCTCTTCGTTCTGGGATGGAATCTGCTGGGCGATGCGCTCAGAGACGCTTTCGATCCAAGGCTAAAATTCTAA
- a CDS encoding ABC transporter permease, with the protein MTAYIIRRLLLLPLILLGVTFIVFSMIQSLGPDKLLAAYVNPNMLDKLTPEQMDALKEKYGLNDFFVVRYVKWLANTLRGDLGWSLVGKEPVKDALLRRLPYTVELALYAIFPVVFVGIWLGVKAAVHRGKFLDHFIRIFAVVGWSFPDFVFGLLVLMIFYSILNWLPPGNLSMWAEEVIKSPEFHRYTKLITIDALLNGRLDIFWDGLKHLIGPIITLSWLWWAYLLRITRSSMLEVLNKEYVRTARAKGLPEDVVINKHARRNALIPVTTVAGGMVIGLFSGTVIVETVFNRTGVGSFTAQAALQLDYASVMASALFFSTILVVGNLIIDILYALIDPRIRLG; encoded by the coding sequence GTGACCGCATACATCATACGAAGACTTCTGCTCTTGCCCCTGATTCTCTTAGGAGTCACCTTCATCGTTTTTTCCATGATCCAGTCCCTCGGGCCGGATAAATTACTCGCAGCGTACGTCAACCCGAACATGCTGGACAAGTTAACGCCCGAGCAGATGGACGCTCTAAAGGAGAAGTACGGCTTGAACGACTTTTTCGTTGTGAGATACGTCAAATGGCTCGCAAACACTCTGAGAGGTGATCTCGGGTGGTCCCTTGTTGGGAAAGAACCGGTGAAAGATGCTCTTTTGAGAAGACTTCCATACACCGTTGAACTTGCGCTTTATGCAATTTTTCCCGTCGTATTCGTTGGAATATGGCTTGGTGTGAAGGCTGCGGTTCACAGAGGAAAATTCCTCGATCATTTCATAAGAATCTTCGCCGTGGTTGGCTGGTCTTTCCCTGATTTCGTCTTTGGATTGCTCGTTCTGATGATCTTCTACAGCATACTGAACTGGCTTCCTCCTGGGAATCTGAGTATGTGGGCTGAAGAAGTGATCAAATCACCAGAATTTCATCGCTACACAAAGCTCATCACAATAGACGCACTCTTGAACGGCAGATTGGACATCTTCTGGGATGGGCTGAAACACCTTATAGGTCCCATCATAACTCTTTCGTGGCTCTGGTGGGCGTATCTTCTGAGAATCACCAGGTCGAGCATGCTGGAAGTCCTGAATAAAGAATACGTGAGAACCGCCAGGGCAAAGGGTCTTCCCGAGGATGTGGTTATAAACAAACACGCCAGAAGAAATGCTTTGATTCCTGTCACCACTGTCGCCGGTGGTATGGTCATCGGTCTCTTCTCCGGTACTGTGATCGTGGAAACGGTCTTCAACAGAACGGGTGTGGGAAGTTTCACCGCGCAGGCAGCCCTGCAGCTCGATTACGCTTCGGTGATGGCTTCTGCGTTGTTTTTCTCAACAATTCTTGTAGTTGGAAATCTCATCATAGATATTCTGTACGCTCTTATAGATCCCAGAATAAGACTTGGATGA
- the groES gene encoding co-chaperone GroES: MKVIPLGERLLIKPIKEEKKTEGGIVLPDSAKEKPMKAEVVAVGKIDDDEKFDIKVGDKVIYSKYAGTEIKIDDEDYIIIDVNDILAKIEE; the protein is encoded by the coding sequence ATGAAAGTGATACCTCTCGGTGAAAGACTCCTCATCAAGCCCATCAAAGAGGAAAAGAAGACAGAGGGAGGAATCGTTCTTCCAGATTCCGCAAAAGAAAAACCGATGAAGGCAGAGGTCGTAGCCGTGGGAAAGATCGATGACGACGAAAAATTCGACATCAAAGTTGGAGACAAGGTTATTTACTCCAAATATGCGGGTACAGAAATAAAGATTGATGATGAGGATTACATCATCATCGATGTGAATGACATACTCGCGAAAATCGAAGAGTGA